The DNA sequence TGGCGATGGGCGATGTGTAGGTTCCGTCTGCGTCGACGTTGCCGTACCGGTTCAGGAGGTTGGTCCGGGGGACGCGGACGTTGTCGAAGTGCAGCCGGCCGTTGTCGATGCCGTTCAGGCCGCCCTTGACGCCGTCGTCCTCCCCGCCGATGCCGGGCAGGAACTCCTTGGTCTCCGGATCACGCAGGTCCACGTAGAAGGCGTGGACGCCGTGGTTGACACCGCGGGTGACCAGCTGGGCGAAGACAACGGCGCCGAGTCCGTCATTGGCCGCGTTGCCGATGTAGTCCTTCCAGGCGGCGCGGAACGGGGTGTGGATGATGAACTCTTCGGAGGCGGGCTCGTAGGTTGCAGTGGTGGCAATGCTTGCCACATCGGAGCCGTGGCCGGTCTCGGTCATGGCGAAGCAGCCGGGGATTTCCAGGCTCATGATTCCGGGCAGCCACTTGGTGTGGTGTTCTGCGGTCCCCAGGTGCATCACGGCGGATCCGAAAAGTCCCCACTGGACCCCCGCCTTGATCTGCAGGGACGGGTCTGCCACCACCAGCTCCTCGAAGCCGGCGATGTTGCCGCCGTGGTCGTCGGAGCCGCCGAGCTCCGACGGGAAGGCGCGGTGCACGGCTTCATTGTCCACGAGGTACTTGAGTTGGCCGAAGACGCGGGCACGGTGTTCGGTGTGCGTCAGGCCTTCGATCTTGTGCAGTTCGGGCCTGGCGGCCAGATCCCGTGCCTGCAGCCGGACATCGGCCCACTTGCCCAGGAGTTGCCGGCCCAATGCCTCGACGTCGACGGCGGGCTCGGGGCTTTCGTCCAGGGGCTTGGCTGCAGGGGTTGCGGCGGGGCGGAGACCCTTGCGCGCGGGGCGGTCCACTACGTCAGTCATGTCACAGTCCTTCTTTGGCGGATAACTTGGTGGTCGGTGAAGCGGGGGTGAGTTCGGGGACGATGCCCACGCACAGCCATGCGGTGATCTGGCGGGCCATGGTCTCCTGGTCTGGTTTGGCAGGGGAGTCCGGGGTGCTTAGCCATTGTTCGCCGGCATTCCGGACCAGGCCGATTGCCGCCTTTGGCCAATAGCCGATGACGGTTTCCCTGACATCGCCGAGGTGTGACCGCATGGGGGTGGCGATCATGTCCGCGATGGCGTCGAAAAAGGGGCCCAGCGGTCCGCCGGGCGCAGCAGGGTGCGCGGGGGCGGCGGTATCACCTGGCGCGTAGCTGGTGACAAAGGTGTAGACGTTGGGGCTGGTATCGGCCATCTGGAGGTAGGCCGAAACCATGGCGAGCAGGCCCTCCCGGGGCGTGAGGGCGCTTTGGGCGGCCTCCTGGATGCGGTGCTGCATCTGGCTGAGCACCACCTCACCCACCGCCTGCTGCAGCCCTGCCTTGTCCCCGAAGTAACGGTAGAAGACCGACTTCGACGTTCCGGCCGCTGTGGCGATGTCCTCCATGGAAGCGTCGCTGCCCAGGACGTGCACCGCGCGGCGGGCCTGCTTGATAAGTTCCCTGCGCCGTTCCTCCCGGTGGCTCTGCCAGCGGGATGAACGCCCGTCGGAGCTCGCCGGCGTGGGCAGTTCGATGGTCAGGGGGGAGTGCGTGTCCTGAAGGTTCACGATACCCAGCGTATCAGGTACGCTGGGTATCGGTAACCACTTGTGACCAGAGGAGCCCTCCATGTCCACAGAAGGACAGTCCATCCCCGCAGGCGGATCAGCCACGCCTGCCGTGCCTTCAACCCGCAGGGCGGTGATCATCGGCGGCAACAGGATCCCGTTCGCCCGGGCCGGGGGAGCGTACGCCAAATCCTCCAACCAGGACATGCTGACGGCGGCCCTCGATGGCCTGATCGCCCGCTTCGGCCTCCAGGACGAACGCATTGGCCAGGTGGCGGCGGGCGCGGTACTCAAGCACTCGCGTGACTTCAACCTCACCCGCGAAGCCGTTTTGGGATCGGCGCTCTCTGCCGAAACTCCCGTGTACGACCTCCAGCAGGCGTGCGCCACAGGCCTTGAAACCGTGGTTGGCCTGGCCAACAAGATCAAGCTTGGACAGATTGATTCCGCCATTGCCGGCGGCGTCGACTCCGCGTCCGATGCGCCCGTGGTGGTCAGCGAGGGGCTCCGCGAGGTCGTCCTGGACCTTCACCGGGCCAAAACCCTTCCCCAGCGGCTCCAGATCCTCAGCCGGCTCCGACCCAAGGACCTGGCCCCTTTGGCCCCGGGCACAGGGGAGCCGCGGACCGGCCTGTCCATGGGCGAGCACCAGGCCCTGACCACTGCACAGTGGAAGATCTCCCGGGAAGCGCAGGACGAGCTGGCATTGAACAGCCACCACAACCTTGCTGCCGCCTACGACTCCGGGTTCTTCGACGACCTGATGACCCCCTACCGGGGACTGACGCGCGACGGGAACCTGCGGGCCGACACTTCACTGGAGAAACTCGCCTCGCTGAAGCCGGTCTTCGGCCGCAACCTTGGCGCAGACGCCACCATGACAGCGGGGAACTCCACTCCTCTGACCGACGGTGCTTCCACGGTGCTGCTGGCCTCCGACGAATGGGCTGATGCGCGCGACCTGCCCAAGCTGGCAGCCGTGGTGGACGCCGAAGCTGCCGCGGTTGATTTTGTCCACGGCAAGGACGGGCTTCTCATGGCTCCCGTGTTCGCCGTGCCCA is a window from the Arthrobacter sp. NicSoilC5 genome containing:
- a CDS encoding TetR/AcrR family transcriptional regulator; translated protein: MNLQDTHSPLTIELPTPASSDGRSSRWQSHREERRRELIKQARRAVHVLGSDASMEDIATAAGTSKSVFYRYFGDKAGLQQAVGEVVLSQMQHRIQEAAQSALTPREGLLAMVSAYLQMADTSPNVYTFVTSYAPGDTAAPAHPAAPGGPLGPFFDAIADMIATPMRSHLGDVRETVIGYWPKAAIGLVRNAGEQWLSTPDSPAKPDQETMARQITAWLCVGIVPELTPASPTTKLSAKEGL
- a CDS encoding acetyl-CoA C-acetyltransferase produces the protein MSTEGQSIPAGGSATPAVPSTRRAVIIGGNRIPFARAGGAYAKSSNQDMLTAALDGLIARFGLQDERIGQVAAGAVLKHSRDFNLTREAVLGSALSAETPVYDLQQACATGLETVVGLANKIKLGQIDSAIAGGVDSASDAPVVVSEGLREVVLDLHRAKTLPQRLQILSRLRPKDLAPLAPGTGEPRTGLSMGEHQALTTAQWKISREAQDELALNSHHNLAAAYDSGFFDDLMTPYRGLTRDGNLRADTSLEKLASLKPVFGRNLGADATMTAGNSTPLTDGASTVLLASDEWADARDLPKLAAVVDAEAAAVDFVHGKDGLLMAPVFAVPRLLARQNLTLADFDYFEIHEAFAATVLSTLAAWEDDEFGRTRLGLEGALGSIDRSRLNVNGSSLAAGHPFAATGGRIVGTLAKMLHAKAASTGRPARGLVSVCAAGGQGVVAILESL